TCCGGTGGTTCCGCATGGAAGGGCCATCGCTCAACGGATAAAAGCTACCCTGGGGATAACAGGCTTATCTCCCCCAAGAGTCCACATCGACGGGGAGGTTTGGCACCTCGATGTCGGCTCATCGCATCCTGGGGCTGTAGTCGGTCCCAAGGGTTGGGCTGTTCGCCCATTAAAGCGGTACGCGAGCTGGGTTCAGAACGTCGTGAGACAGTTCGGTCCCTATCCGTCGCGGGCGCAGGAAATTTGAGAGGAGCTGTCCTTAGTACGAGAGGACCGGGATGGACATACCTCTGGTGTACCAGTTGTTCCGCCAGGAGCATCGCTGGGTAGCTATGTATGGATGAGATAAACGCTGAAAGCATCTAAGTGTGAAACTCGCCTCGAGATGAGATCCCATCTTTATGAAAGTAAGACCCCTCAAAGATGATGAGGTAGATAGGTTAGAAGTGGAAGTGCAGTGATGCATGGAGCGGACTAATACTAATCGGTCGAGGACTTAACCACGAAGTGGTGTCCGGTAAGATTAAGTAATAAATGATAGTATTCAGTTTTGAGAGATTAAGTCAAATTAATACCTCAGTAATTGATATAAGAGTGTGGTGGCGATAGCGCAGAAGATACACCTGTTCCCATGCCGAACACAGAAGTTAAGCTCTGTAGCGCCAAAAGTAGTTGGGGGATCGCTCCCTGCGAGGATAGGACGTCGCCATGCTTATATTAAATTATTCCGGCATAGCTCAGTTGGTAGAGCACCTGACTGTTAATCAGGTTGTCGACGGTTCGAGCCCGCCTGCCGGAGTTATGTTGAAAACGCTAGAATTCAGAAATGGATTTTAGCGTTTTTTTGTGAATTTAAGAGTCTCTATTTCGTCTGACGTGGGATTGAATAAAATGTGATGAGATGTATGATGCCACTGCGTGCCTGAAAATCACTTTGTGCACCGAAATGGAAGCACATGCCCAAGCCAAAGGGCGGTCTTGGGCAATTCGGGATAGCTGGCAGTCTAATGGCTAAAGCCAAAAGACTGCTCATCTACCCTCAGCGACAAACCCGACACGTGGTGTCACGTTCGTCCCATTTCGGTGTAAAGCCTGCCGGCCACAAAGTGATTTCCAGCCACTCCGTTAGATAAGCGTTGAATTATTGATTACCGCTAAACTTGCAGCGACAAGGATTACGGCATAATACTAGTCAGACTGCCTGCTCAAACTAACGAAGAGGCTGGAAACTGGCTGGACTTTAGCTCGCACCGTGATGGCATAATCAGTAACGGGTTTCGTTACTGATTATGGATTTGTGAAGATGGTTACCGCGTTAGCGAACCAAGCTTCGCAAACATTTGAAGACCGCACTGTGGCTTCAAATGCTTGTCTTCCATCACGGTGTCCAGACTGGTTCCAGACACGTAGTGGGAATCAATCTGAGACATATATTCAAAGTCCACGCTAGAAAAATTTTAGCCATTTAAGAGGCTGTAATCTTCATTTAATCTACCACTAGTATTATGTACTTATCCCCTAAAAGCATGATAAAGTCTCAGAACAGCTTTATCACTTTCTTCATAAATAATCTCCTTGAGTGCTATGCCTAACCAACATAGTGCTTTTTCTTTGTGTGCATCCGTGAATACGCAGAAGTAATTAACACTATATTACGTTATCGAGGTAAAACTTGGATTTTTGACTCTTTAATCAAAAATTGAGGTATGCTAAACTAGTACAGTTGCAATTATTTAGAGGTTCATCTACCATCCCTCTTCAAAAAACTAGGAGATTTATTTTATGGATAATGTACAAACAAAAACAGCAGTAAAGGTAAAAATAAAGCCTGCTGCACAAATTGCTTTGATTGGGGTTGTTGCCGCTATGTATGTGGTAATTACAGCATTCATAGCACCTTTTTCTTTTGGACCTGTTCAATTACGCTTGTCAGAAATGCTTAATCATTTGGCGGCATTTAATAAGCGTTATATTGTTGCCGTTACTTTAGGTGTTGTTATTGCTAACATGTTTTTTGGGTTAGGGATTATTGATGTAATTGCAGGGAGTTTGCAGACCCTTATAATGACTTCTCTTGCGTATTTGCTGACGCGCAAGGTTAAATCGACAATCGTCAAATTAAGCATCACAACGGTTATCACAACGTTAATGATGTGGGTGATTGCATTGGAACTACCAGTTGTGCTGCATCAAAAAATGCTCTTTTGGCCAACTTACATTAGCTTAATGATTGGTGAACTTGGTTCCATGGTTATTGGTGGAGTTATCGTGTATGCCTTAAGTAAACGGGTTGATTTGACTGAATAAATCAACAAACAGAGTCTATACTAGATATTAGCCATATGATTTAGATTAATAAAAATTTAGGCACCGGTGAATGTATTGCTAGCCTAATAATAAATGAACTAACAAATATAGATATGCCTGGCTAATAGCAAAAAGGACTTAACTCTACCAAATGCGGTAAAGTTAAGTCCTTTTGTTATGCTTCGGTTTGAAGCTCTTCGAGTTCCATACTCTTTTCTTCCCAATCAGCTTCGATGCCGGATAGTTCTTCTGTTGCTGCATCGACGACTTTTTGGAGGTCAGAAA
This is a stretch of genomic DNA from Periweissella cryptocerci. It encodes these proteins:
- a CDS encoding QueT transporter family protein, giving the protein MDNVQTKTAVKVKIKPAAQIALIGVVAAMYVVITAFIAPFSFGPVQLRLSEMLNHLAAFNKRYIVAVTLGVVIANMFFGLGIIDVIAGSLQTLIMTSLAYLLTRKVKSTIVKLSITTVITTLMMWVIALELPVVLHQKMLFWPTYISLMIGELGSMVIGGVIVYALSKRVDLTE